TAATTAAAAAAGTGGGGATGGGCATCGCCTCACTCAAAAACGGTCAATCATCTCTGAAGGTGAAAGACAAGAAGCCTACAGCGTAATCTTTGATTCGGTGTAGGAGTATGTCACAACAAGTGATCAAAGGATTAATCGCTTTTGTTGACGATAATAAATAAGAAAAAATGACAATCAAAGCATTTGTTACAGGTGGAACAGGTTTTATTGGCGCTCATTTAGTGAGACTATTATTAAATAAAGGTTATCAAGTAAAGGTTTTAGTACGTCGGGAAAGTAAATTAGATAACCTACAGGGTTTACCAGTAGAAATAGTCACAGGTGAACTCAATAGCCCTGATTTACCTAGTTTAATGCAAGATTGTCAGGTGTTGTTTCATGTAGCGGCTCATTACTCTCTTTGGAGAACAGAGCGATCACGACTATACCAGTATAACGTCTTAGGGACACGTAATGTTTTAGCCGCGGCTCGTGAGAGTAAAATTGACAGAGTCGTCTATACTAGTTCAGTAGCTGCAATTGGTGTAGGGAAAGATGGTCAACCTGTCGATGAAACCTATCAAAGTCCTGTCGAAAAACTCATCGGAGATTACAAAAAATCCAAGTACTTTGCAGAACAAGAGGCTTATAATGCTATTAAACTAGGTCAAGATATCGTGATTGTTAACCCTAGTACTCCCGTTGGTGCGTTAGATTTAAAACCTACTCCCACAGGTGATATTATCCTACGCTTTTTACGTGGACAAATGCCCGCTTATGTCAATACTGGTTTAAATATCGTTGACGTCAAAGACGTAGCTAGAGGACATCTGTTAGCCTTAGAAAAGGGAGTAAATGGCGATCGCTATATTCTCGGTAACCAAAATCTCACCCTGAAAGAATTATTAGCCACTCTCGCGCAAATAACTGGTTTAAAACCACCTACGGTTACTATCCCTCTCTGGATACCCCTAACAGTAGCAACTATTGATGAATTTATACTCGCACCTCTAGGTAAAACTCCTTCTATACCTCTAGATGGAGTCAAAATGTCAGCCCAATTAATGTACTATAATTGCCAAAAAGCCAGAGAAGTTTTAGGATTACCTCAGTCTCCTATTACTAATGCTCTCACAGAAGCTGTTAACTGGTTTAAAGAACAAGGTTATTGTTAAATTTATGACCAAGTCTTCCCTAAATAAATCCTTTAGACAATGGTTTAACTTTTCCCGCTTTGCTATTAAATATAAAAAATCTTTTATTGCTCTTTGGTTAGGTATAAGTATAGCAGGAATGTTAGCCTTTAGTTCCCTGCGTTATGATTTATTTCCTGATATTAGTTTCCCTGTAGTTATAGTAACAGCAGAAGCACCTTTAGCAACGGTTATTGAAACAGAAACACAAGTAACCGAGATTCTAGAAACTAATTTAGCCTCCCTAAGTCATATAGATGAGATTTACTCTAGTACTTATGTAGGTCAAAGTGTGATAAACGTTCTCTTTGACGGGGGAACAGATTTAGACGCAGCAACTACAGAAGTAGAAAACCTTTTAGCACAAACATCTTATCCTGTTGAAACTGATATCAATATTTTCCCTATCGATTTAAACGAATCACCAGTAATTAGTTATGTCTTGATTAGTGAGGAAAAAACTCCTCAAGAATTAAAAACAATTGCTGAACAAAAAATCTTTCCTATTATTCA
The DNA window shown above is from Gloeocapsa sp. DLM2.Bin57 and carries:
- a CDS encoding NAD-dependent epimerase/dehydratase family protein, coding for MTIKAFVTGGTGFIGAHLVRLLLNKGYQVKVLVRRESKLDNLQGLPVEIVTGELNSPDLPSLMQDCQVLFHVAAHYSLWRTERSRLYQYNVLGTRNVLAAARESKIDRVVYTSSVAAIGVGKDGQPVDETYQSPVEKLIGDYKKSKYFAEQEAYNAIKLGQDIVIVNPSTPVGALDLKPTPTGDIILRFLRGQMPAYVNTGLNIVDVKDVARGHLLALEKGVNGDRYILGNQNLTLKELLATLAQITGLKPPTVTIPLWIPLTVATIDEFILAPLGKTPSIPLDGVKMSAQLMYYNCQKAREVLGLPQSPITNALTEAVNWFKEQGYC